One genomic region from Argentina anserina chromosome 2, drPotAnse1.1, whole genome shotgun sequence encodes:
- the LOC126782188 gene encoding translocase of chloroplast 159, chloroplastic isoform X9, producing MDSPKPHLPHHSSASEINVNLAKTSLNFDDDETDPRPGLGSDEEEGFASGEEDFGPVVDRAFVRGGPALAPEEEVEVVENGKGVKLVSSSEFFLRPIAKVSGDSDDGEEQVQGEEVFEEAGESSVAEKGLSFAEVVKENGGGVEKPKVAAEEGLGSVLEVVEANGAKEVVRESSENGVGFAGGGDSVVEAVQVGLTHTGAAVVGDVEKKIEESEIKGLEVPAGVSLENGFDQIGRDSELPSDTNVVAVDLESEKVVVADSGDDELVEEEGSEGDSVVQAVHVDLSHTGAAVVGDVEKIEESEIKGIEVPAGVSLENGFDQIGRDSELPSDTNVVAVDLESEKVVVADSADDELVEEEGSEGDSVVQAVHVDLSHTGAAVVGDVEKIEESEIKGIEVPAGVSLENGFNQISHDVELPSESDKVFVADSGNVEEKTVVADEVDLEGREDKELELKSSSAPGQEEPSTKVSAAEVKVVPDETLSVNHVSEDSVLNAAESVEKIATDREIRLEEEENSLSESGIGSLEPSTIAQQEISVEAEYDDDDDEDKDDEGENDGVIFGSSAAAKQFLEELERESGTGSYSAAESYGERSLSYRDESQRVDGQIVTDSDEEVDTDEEGGGKELFDSAALAALLKAATGGGASDGGNGTFSSPDGSRLFSVERPAGLGSSMRPMRPGARLDPSALFSNAMAGGDTDDSLTEEERMKLEKFQQIRVKFLRLVQRLGVSTEDSIVKQVLYRLNLVSGRLRSREFSEEAAKTTALELEADGKDDLDFSLNILVLGKTGVGKSATINSIFREEKTPIYAFGPATTTVKEIVGVVDGIKIRVFDTPGLKSAAMEQNVNRKILSSVQKFTKKCPPDIVLYVDRLDTQSRDLNDVPVLRSITSAFGPSIWRSTIVTLTHAASAPPDGPSGSPLNYELFVAQRSQILQQTIGQAMGDIRFSNPGMMSPISLVENHPSCRKNREGEKVLPNGQSWRPQLLLLSSSMKVLAEATNLSKPAESFDHRKLFGFRTRSAPLPYLLSWLLQPRAHPKLSGDQGGENADSDIDLADLSDSDNEEEEDEYDQLPSFKPLKKSQIAKLSKEQKKAYLEEYDYRVKLLQKKMWREELKRMKEMKKGNKASADEYGYLGEEDPENGAPAAVPVALPDMNLPVSFDSDNPAYRYRFLEPTSQFLARPVLDAQGWDHDCGYDGVNVEFSEAIVNTFPATVAVQVTKDKKEFNLHMDSSVAAKHGENGSSMAGFDIQNIGKQLAYIVRGETKWKNLKRNKTAAGVSVTFLGENVSTGVKLEDQIAIGKRLVLVGTAGTVRSQGDSAYGANLEVRLREADFPIGQNQSTLGLSLVKWRGDLALGANLQSQLSLGRDYKIALRAGLNNKRSGQISIRTSSSEQLQIALVAVVPIVRSIYNLFFPGASLSDNYSVY from the exons ATGGACTCCCCCAAGCCGCACCTCCCCCACCACTCCTCCGCTTCTGAAATCAATGTCAATTTAGCTAAAACCTCTttaaattttgatgatgaCGAAACCGATCCCCGGCCAGGTCTCGGCTCCGACGAGGAGGAGGGCTTCGCCAGCGGGGAGGAGGATTTCGGTCCTGTTGTGGATAGGGCGTTTGTTAGAGGAGGACCAGCCCTAGCTCCGGAGGAGGAGGTAGAAGTAGTTGAGAATGGTAAGGGTGTTAAGCTTGTTAGCTCTTCCGAGTTTTTTCTGAGGCCGATTGCTAAGGTCTCGGGCGATAGTGATGATGGCGAAGAACAAGTACAAGGTGAGGAGGTGTTTGAGGAGGCGGGTGAGAGTTCTGTGGCGGAGAAGGGTTTGAGTTTCGCCGAGGTGGTGAAGGAGAATGGTGGTGGTGTGGAGAAGCCGAAAGTTGCGGCGGAGGAGGGTTTGGGGTCTGTTTTGGAGGTTGTAGAGGCTAATGGTGCCAAGGAAGTTGTCAGGGAGAGTAGTGAGAATGGTGTGGGGTTTGCTGGTGGAGGTGATTCGGTGGTGGAGGCTGTGCAGGTTGGTTTGACACACACCGGCGCGGCGGTGGTTGGGGATGTGGAGAAGAAGATTGAGGAGTCTGAGATTAAAGGGTTGGAG GTTCCCGCAGGGGTGAGCTTGGAGAATGGATTTGATCAGATTGGCCGTGATTCTGAATTGCCAAGTGAtacaaatgtggtggctgtgGATTTGGAGTCCGAAAAAGTGGTTGTCGCTGACTCCGGTGATGATGAATTGGTTGAAGAAGAAGGTAGCGAGGGCGATTCAGTTGTGCAAGCTGTACATGTTGATCTGTCACATACAGGAGCAGCTGTTGTTGGGGATGTGGAGAAGATTGAGGAGTCTGAAATCAAAGGCATTGAGGTTCCCGCAGGGGTGAGCTTGGAGAATGGATTTGATCAGATTGGCCGTGATTCTGAATTGCCAAGTGAtacaaatgtggtggctgtgGATTTGGAGTCCGAAAAAGTGGTTGTCGCTGACTCGGCAGATGATGAATTGGTTGAAGAAGAAG GTAGCGAGGGCGATTCAGTTGTGCAAGCTGTACATGTTGATCTGTCACATACAGGAGCAGCTGTTGTTGGGGATGTGGAGAAGATTGAGGAGTCTGAAATCAAAGGCATTGAGGTTCCAGCAGGTGTGAGCTTAGAGAATGGATTTAATCAAATTAGCCATGATGTTGAATTGCCGTCCGAGTCTGACAAAGTGTTTGTTGCTGATTCCGGGAATGTGGAGGAGAAAACTGTTGTGGCTGATGAAGTTGATCTTGAGGGGAGAGAGGATAAAGAACTTGAACTGAAGTCTAGTTCTGCACCTGGACAGGAAGAGCCCTCAACGAAGGTAAGTGCTGCGGAAGTAAAAGTAGTGCCAGATGAAACTCTGTCCGTGAATCATGTTTCTGAAGATAGTGTGCTGAATGCGGCtgaaagtgttgaaaagaTTGCAACTGACCGAGAAATAAGGctagaggaggaagagaatTCTCTCAGTGAGAGTGGCATTGGATCTTTGGAACCAAGTACCATTGCACAACAAGAGATAAGTGTTGAAGCTGAATatgatgacgatgatgatgaggataaGGATGATGAAGGGGAAAATGATGGTGTGATATTTGGGAGCTCTGCAGCTGCTAAACAATTTTTGGAAGAGTTGGAACGAGAGTCGGGTACTGGTTCTTATTCGGCTGCAGAGAGTTATGGTGAGCGATCTCTGAGTTACCGTGATGAGTCTCAGAGAGTTGATGGGCAGATTGTGACAGACTCAGACGAAGAAGTAGATACTGATGAAGAAGGGGGTGGAAAAGAGTTATTTGATTCTGCTGCATTGGCAGCTCTTCTGAAAGCAGCAACAGGTGGTGGTGCATCAGATGGTGGCAATGGCACATTTTCTTCCCCAGATGGATCCAGGCTTTTTTCTGTCGAGCGTCCTGCTGGTTTGGGATCCTCAATGCGGCCAATGAGACCTGGTGCACGATTAGACCCTTCTGCCCTATTTTCCAATGCTATGGCAGGGGGAGATACTGACGACAGCTTGACTGAAGAAGAGAGAATGAAACTGGAAAAGTTTCAGCAGATAAGGGTTAAGTTCTTAAGGCTTGTCCAGAGATTAGGTGTTTCTACAGAAGATTCAATAGTGAAGCAGGTCCTATACCGCCTAAATCTTGTTTCAGGGAGGCTAAGGAGTCGTGAGTTTAGCGAAGAAGCTGCAAAGACAACAGCCCTCGAGCTTGAAGCAGATGGGAAGGACGATTTGGACTTTTCCTTGAACATATTGGTTCTTGGGAAAACAGGCGTGGGGAAAAGTGCTACCATTAATTCTATTTTTCGTGAAGAGAAGACTCCAATTTATGCCTTCGGACCAGCAACAACCACTGTGAAAGAAATTGTTGGGGTAGTCGATGGAATCAAGATTAGGGTTTTTGATACACCTGGTCTTAAATCTGCTGCAATGGAACAGAATGTAAACCGCAAAATTTTATCTTCCGTGCAGAAGTTCACGAAGAAATGCCCCCCAGATATTGTCCTCTATGTGGACCGTTTGGACACCCAGAGTAGGGATCTCAATGATGTGCCAGTGTTAAGATCAATTACTAGTGCTTTTGGCCCTTCAATTTGGCGAAGTACTATTGTCACTCTAACCCATGCTGCTTCTGCTCCTCCTGATGGACCATCAGGTTCTCCTCTTAATTATGAGCTGTTTGTTGCTCAGAGGTCACAGATCCTCCAGCAGACCATTGGACAAGCTATGGGGGATATAAGATTTTCAAATCCAGGTATGATGAGTCCAATATCTCTTGTAGAGAATCACCCCTCTTGTCGAAAGAACAGAGAAGGTGAGAAGGTGCTCCCAAATGGTCAAAGCTGGAGACCTCAGCTGCTGCTCTTGAGCTCTTCTATGAAGGTCTTAGCTGAGGCAACTAATCTCTCAAAGCCTGCAGAATCTTTTGATCACCGAAAGCTATTTGGTTTCCGCACACGTTCAGCTCCTCTTCCATACTTGTTGTCTTGGCTGCTGCAGCCTCGTGCGCATCCAAAACTCTCTGGTGATCAAGGTGGTGAGAATGCTGACTCAGACATCGACTTGGCCGACTTGTCTGATTCTGATaatgaggaagaggaggatgaGTATGATCAGCTTCCATCATTCAAGCCTCTCAAAAAATCTCAGATTGCTAAGCTTAGCAAAGAGCAGAAGAAGGCATACCTTGAGGAGTATGATTACAGGGTTAAGCTTCTCCAGAAGAAGATGTGGAGAGAAGAGTTGAAGAGGatgaaagaaatgaagaaggGTAATAAGGCTAGTGCAGATGAGTATGGTTATCTGGGTGAAGAAGATCCCGAAAATGGAGCCCCAGCAGCTGTGCCAGTTGCATTACCTGATATGAATCTGCCTGTTTCTTTTGATAGTGACAATCCAGCTTACAGGTACCGCTTCTTGGAGCCAACTTCTCAGTTCTTGGCCAGGCCGGTATTAGATGCCCAAGGCTGGGACCATGATTGTGGGTATGATGGTGTCAATGTTGAATTCAGTGAAGCCATTGTTAATACTTTTCCTGCTACTGTTGCCGTTCAAGTTACAAAGGACAAGAAGGAGTTTAATCTCCATATGGATTCTTCAGTTGCTGCAAAGCATGGGGAGAATGGATCAAGTATGGCAGGTTTTGACATTCAAAACATAGGAAAGCAACTTGCATACATTGTCAGAGGGGAAACCAAATGGAAAAATTTGAAGAGAAACAAAACTGCCGCTGGAGTGTCTGTGACATTTTTAGGTGAAAATGTATCCACTGGAGTCAAACTTGAGGATCAGATTGCTATCGGCAAGCGCCTGGTGTTGGTGGGTACTGCTGGGACTGTCAGATCTCAGGGTGATTCAGCATATGGAGCCAATTTGGAGGTGCGGTTGAGGGAAGCAGATTTTCCAATTGGCCAGAATCAATCAACATTGGGTCTGTCTCTGGTGAAGTGGAGGGGTGACTTGGCCCTGGGGGCGAATTTGCAGTCGCAGTTATCCCTTGGACGAGACTACAAGATAGCTCTTCGTGCAGGATTGAACAACAAGCGCAGCGGACAAATCTCGATTAGAACAAGCAGCTCTGAACAACTTCAAATTGCACTTGTGGCTGTAGTTCCAATCGTAAGATCCATCTACAATCTTTTCTTCCCTGGAGCTTCACTCAGTGATAATTACTCTGTCTACTAG
- the LOC126782188 gene encoding translocase of chloroplast 159, chloroplastic isoform X2, which translates to MDSPKPHLPHHSSASEINVNLAKTSLNFDDDETDPRPGLGSDEEEGFASGEEDFGPVVDRAFVRGGPALAPEEEVEVVENGKGVKLVSSSEFFLRPIAKVSGDSDDGEEQVQGEEVFEEAGESSVAEKGLSFAEVVKENGGGVEKPKVAAEEGLGSVLEVVEANGAKEVVRESSENGVGFAGGGDSVVEAVQVGLTHTGAAVVGDVEKKIEESEIKGLEVPAGVRLENEFDKISSEVEEPKEAEVVVAEAETDGVVIAEPEPAVEKSVEERGVDVADSVVEAVHVDLTHTGAAVVGDVDKIEESEIRGLEVPAGVSLENGFDQIGRDSELPSDTNVVAVDLESEKVVVADSADDELVEEEGSEGDSVVQAVHVDLSHTGAAVVGDVEKIEEPEIKGIEVPAGVSLENGFDQIGRDSELPSDTNVVAVDLESEKVVVADSGDDELVEEEGSEGDSVVQAVHVDLSHTGAAVVGDVEKIEESEIKGIEVPAGVSLENGFDQIGRDTNVVAVDLESKKVVVADSADDELVEEEGSEGDSVVQAVHVDLSHTGAAVVGDVEKIEESEIKGIEVPAGVSLENGFNQISHDVELPSESDKVFVADSGNVEEKTVVADEVDLEGREDKELELKSSSAPGQEEPSTKVSAAEVKVVPDETLSVNHVSEDSVLNAAESVEKIATDREIRLEEEENSLSESGIGSLEPSTIAQQEISVEAEYDDDDDEDKDDEGENDGVIFGSSAAAKQFLEELERESGTGSYSAAESYGERSLSYRDESQRVDGQIVTDSDEEVDTDEEGGGKELFDSAALAALLKAATGGGASDGGNGTFSSPDGSRLFSVERPAGLGSSMRPMRPGARLDPSALFSNAMAGGDTDDSLTEEERMKLEKFQQIRVKFLRLVQRLGVSTEDSIVKQVLYRLNLVSGRLRSREFSEEAAKTTALELEADGKDDLDFSLNILVLGKTGVGKSATINSIFREEKTPIYAFGPATTTVKEIVGVVDGIKIRVFDTPGLKSAAMEQNVNRKILSSVQKFTKKCPPDIVLYVDRLDTQSRDLNDVPVLRSITSAFGPSIWRSTIVTLTHAASAPPDGPSGSPLNYELFVAQRSQILQQTIGQAMGDIRFSNPGMMSPISLVENHPSCRKNREGEKVLPNGQSWRPQLLLLSSSMKVLAEATNLSKPAESFDHRKLFGFRTRSAPLPYLLSWLLQPRAHPKLSGDQGGENADSDIDLADLSDSDNEEEEDEYDQLPSFKPLKKSQIAKLSKEQKKAYLEEYDYRVKLLQKKMWREELKRMKEMKKGNKASADEYGYLGEEDPENGAPAAVPVALPDMNLPVSFDSDNPAYRYRFLEPTSQFLARPVLDAQGWDHDCGYDGVNVEFSEAIVNTFPATVAVQVTKDKKEFNLHMDSSVAAKHGENGSSMAGFDIQNIGKQLAYIVRGETKWKNLKRNKTAAGVSVTFLGENVSTGVKLEDQIAIGKRLVLVGTAGTVRSQGDSAYGANLEVRLREADFPIGQNQSTLGLSLVKWRGDLALGANLQSQLSLGRDYKIALRAGLNNKRSGQISIRTSSSEQLQIALVAVVPIVRSIYNLFFPGASLSDNYSVY; encoded by the exons ATGGACTCCCCCAAGCCGCACCTCCCCCACCACTCCTCCGCTTCTGAAATCAATGTCAATTTAGCTAAAACCTCTttaaattttgatgatgaCGAAACCGATCCCCGGCCAGGTCTCGGCTCCGACGAGGAGGAGGGCTTCGCCAGCGGGGAGGAGGATTTCGGTCCTGTTGTGGATAGGGCGTTTGTTAGAGGAGGACCAGCCCTAGCTCCGGAGGAGGAGGTAGAAGTAGTTGAGAATGGTAAGGGTGTTAAGCTTGTTAGCTCTTCCGAGTTTTTTCTGAGGCCGATTGCTAAGGTCTCGGGCGATAGTGATGATGGCGAAGAACAAGTACAAGGTGAGGAGGTGTTTGAGGAGGCGGGTGAGAGTTCTGTGGCGGAGAAGGGTTTGAGTTTCGCCGAGGTGGTGAAGGAGAATGGTGGTGGTGTGGAGAAGCCGAAAGTTGCGGCGGAGGAGGGTTTGGGGTCTGTTTTGGAGGTTGTAGAGGCTAATGGTGCCAAGGAAGTTGTCAGGGAGAGTAGTGAGAATGGTGTGGGGTTTGCTGGTGGAGGTGATTCGGTGGTGGAGGCTGTGCAGGTTGGTTTGACACACACCGGCGCGGCGGTGGTTGGGGATGTGGAGAAGAAGATTGAGGAGTCTGAGATTAAAGGGTTGGAGGTTCCGGCGGGGGTGAGGTTGGAGAATGAGTTTGATAAGATTAGCAGTGAGGTTGAGGAGCCGAAAGAAGCAGAGGTGGTGGTTGCTGAGGCTGAGACTGATGGAGTGGTTATTGCTGAACCAGAACCAGCAGTTGAGAAGTCGGTTGAAGAACGTGGTGTTGATGTTGCTGACTCGGTTGTGGAAGCTGTCCATGTTGATTTGACGCATACAGGGGCGGCTGTTGTGGGTGATGTGGATAAGATTGAGGAGTCTGAAATTAGAGGGTTGGAGGTTCCCGCAGGGGTGAGCTTGGAGAATGGATTTGATCAGATTGGCCGTGATTCTGAATTGCCAAGTGAtacaaatgtggtggctgtgGATTTGGAGTCCGAAAAAGTGGTTGTCGCTGACTCCGCAGATGATGAATTGGTTGAAGAAGAAGGTAGCGAGGGCGATTCAGTTGTGCAAGCTGTACATGTTGATCTGTCACATACAGGAGCAGCTGTTGTTGGGGATGTGGAGAAGATTGAGGAGCCTGAAATCAAAGGCATTGAGGTTCCCGCAGGGGTGAGCTTGGAGAATGGATTTGATCAGATTGGCCGTGATTCTGAATTGCCAAGTGAtacaaatgtggtggctgtgGATTTGGAGTCCGAAAAAGTGGTTGTCGCTGACTCCGGTGATGATGAATTGGTTGAAGAAGAAGGTAGCGAGGGCGATTCAGTTGTGCAAGCTGTACATGTTGATCTGTCACATACAGGAGCAGCTGTTGTTGGGGATGTGGAGAAGATTGAGGAGTCTGAAATCAAAGGCATTGAGGTTCCCGCAGGGGTGAGCTTGGAGAATGGATTTGATCAGATTGGCCGTGAT acaaatgtggtggctgtgGATTTGGAGTCCAAAAAAGTGGTTGTCGCTGACTCCGCAGATGATGAATTGGTTGAAGAAGAAGGTAGCGAGGGCGATTCAGTTGTGCAAGCTGTACATGTTGATCTGTCACATACAGGAGCAGCTGTTGTTGGGGATGTGGAGAAGATTGAGGAGTCTGAAATCAAAGGCATTGAGGTTCCAGCAGGTGTGAGCTTAGAGAATGGATTTAATCAAATTAGCCATGATGTTGAATTGCCGTCCGAGTCTGACAAAGTGTTTGTTGCTGATTCCGGGAATGTGGAGGAGAAAACTGTTGTGGCTGATGAAGTTGATCTTGAGGGGAGAGAGGATAAAGAACTTGAACTGAAGTCTAGTTCTGCACCTGGACAGGAAGAGCCCTCAACGAAGGTAAGTGCTGCGGAAGTAAAAGTAGTGCCAGATGAAACTCTGTCCGTGAATCATGTTTCTGAAGATAGTGTGCTGAATGCGGCtgaaagtgttgaaaagaTTGCAACTGACCGAGAAATAAGGctagaggaggaagagaatTCTCTCAGTGAGAGTGGCATTGGATCTTTGGAACCAAGTACCATTGCACAACAAGAGATAAGTGTTGAAGCTGAATatgatgacgatgatgatgaggataaGGATGATGAAGGGGAAAATGATGGTGTGATATTTGGGAGCTCTGCAGCTGCTAAACAATTTTTGGAAGAGTTGGAACGAGAGTCGGGTACTGGTTCTTATTCGGCTGCAGAGAGTTATGGTGAGCGATCTCTGAGTTACCGTGATGAGTCTCAGAGAGTTGATGGGCAGATTGTGACAGACTCAGACGAAGAAGTAGATACTGATGAAGAAGGGGGTGGAAAAGAGTTATTTGATTCTGCTGCATTGGCAGCTCTTCTGAAAGCAGCAACAGGTGGTGGTGCATCAGATGGTGGCAATGGCACATTTTCTTCCCCAGATGGATCCAGGCTTTTTTCTGTCGAGCGTCCTGCTGGTTTGGGATCCTCAATGCGGCCAATGAGACCTGGTGCACGATTAGACCCTTCTGCCCTATTTTCCAATGCTATGGCAGGGGGAGATACTGACGACAGCTTGACTGAAGAAGAGAGAATGAAACTGGAAAAGTTTCAGCAGATAAGGGTTAAGTTCTTAAGGCTTGTCCAGAGATTAGGTGTTTCTACAGAAGATTCAATAGTGAAGCAGGTCCTATACCGCCTAAATCTTGTTTCAGGGAGGCTAAGGAGTCGTGAGTTTAGCGAAGAAGCTGCAAAGACAACAGCCCTCGAGCTTGAAGCAGATGGGAAGGACGATTTGGACTTTTCCTTGAACATATTGGTTCTTGGGAAAACAGGCGTGGGGAAAAGTGCTACCATTAATTCTATTTTTCGTGAAGAGAAGACTCCAATTTATGCCTTCGGACCAGCAACAACCACTGTGAAAGAAATTGTTGGGGTAGTCGATGGAATCAAGATTAGGGTTTTTGATACACCTGGTCTTAAATCTGCTGCAATGGAACAGAATGTAAACCGCAAAATTTTATCTTCCGTGCAGAAGTTCACGAAGAAATGCCCCCCAGATATTGTCCTCTATGTGGACCGTTTGGACACCCAGAGTAGGGATCTCAATGATGTGCCAGTGTTAAGATCAATTACTAGTGCTTTTGGCCCTTCAATTTGGCGAAGTACTATTGTCACTCTAACCCATGCTGCTTCTGCTCCTCCTGATGGACCATCAGGTTCTCCTCTTAATTATGAGCTGTTTGTTGCTCAGAGGTCACAGATCCTCCAGCAGACCATTGGACAAGCTATGGGGGATATAAGATTTTCAAATCCAGGTATGATGAGTCCAATATCTCTTGTAGAGAATCACCCCTCTTGTCGAAAGAACAGAGAAGGTGAGAAGGTGCTCCCAAATGGTCAAAGCTGGAGACCTCAGCTGCTGCTCTTGAGCTCTTCTATGAAGGTCTTAGCTGAGGCAACTAATCTCTCAAAGCCTGCAGAATCTTTTGATCACCGAAAGCTATTTGGTTTCCGCACACGTTCAGCTCCTCTTCCATACTTGTTGTCTTGGCTGCTGCAGCCTCGTGCGCATCCAAAACTCTCTGGTGATCAAGGTGGTGAGAATGCTGACTCAGACATCGACTTGGCCGACTTGTCTGATTCTGATaatgaggaagaggaggatgaGTATGATCAGCTTCCATCATTCAAGCCTCTCAAAAAATCTCAGATTGCTAAGCTTAGCAAAGAGCAGAAGAAGGCATACCTTGAGGAGTATGATTACAGGGTTAAGCTTCTCCAGAAGAAGATGTGGAGAGAAGAGTTGAAGAGGatgaaagaaatgaagaaggGTAATAAGGCTAGTGCAGATGAGTATGGTTATCTGGGTGAAGAAGATCCCGAAAATGGAGCCCCAGCAGCTGTGCCAGTTGCATTACCTGATATGAATCTGCCTGTTTCTTTTGATAGTGACAATCCAGCTTACAGGTACCGCTTCTTGGAGCCAACTTCTCAGTTCTTGGCCAGGCCGGTATTAGATGCCCAAGGCTGGGACCATGATTGTGGGTATGATGGTGTCAATGTTGAATTCAGTGAAGCCATTGTTAATACTTTTCCTGCTACTGTTGCCGTTCAAGTTACAAAGGACAAGAAGGAGTTTAATCTCCATATGGATTCTTCAGTTGCTGCAAAGCATGGGGAGAATGGATCAAGTATGGCAGGTTTTGACATTCAAAACATAGGAAAGCAACTTGCATACATTGTCAGAGGGGAAACCAAATGGAAAAATTTGAAGAGAAACAAAACTGCCGCTGGAGTGTCTGTGACATTTTTAGGTGAAAATGTATCCACTGGAGTCAAACTTGAGGATCAGATTGCTATCGGCAAGCGCCTGGTGTTGGTGGGTACTGCTGGGACTGTCAGATCTCAGGGTGATTCAGCATATGGAGCCAATTTGGAGGTGCGGTTGAGGGAAGCAGATTTTCCAATTGGCCAGAATCAATCAACATTGGGTCTGTCTCTGGTGAAGTGGAGGGGTGACTTGGCCCTGGGGGCGAATTTGCAGTCGCAGTTATCCCTTGGACGAGACTACAAGATAGCTCTTCGTGCAGGATTGAACAACAAGCGCAGCGGACAAATCTCGATTAGAACAAGCAGCTCTGAACAACTTCAAATTGCACTTGTGGCTGTAGTTCCAATCGTAAGATCCATCTACAATCTTTTCTTCCCTGGAGCTTCACTCAGTGATAATTACTCTGTCTACTAG